The following is a genomic window from Paenibacillus sp. FSL R5-0766.
CTTACTTTGATATGGTCTTTATCCAATGGAAGCATCTCAAGCTGCTCTGGTGTGCACGCATCTTTTTTGTTATACAGGACTAACTGTGGCTTGTCCCCTGAACCAAGTTCTTGCAAAATTGTATTAACCGTCCGCATCTGATCTTCACGCATAGCTGATGAGGCGTCTACAACATGCAGGATCAGGTCTGCTTCATTCACTTCCTCCAGCGTTGCACGGAACGCTGCAATCAGATCATGCGGTAGATTTTGAATAAATCCAACCGTGTCGGTAAGGACGATTTCTTTTCCACTTGGAAGTTCCATCGTACGTGATGTTGGATCCAAAGTAGCGAATAGCTGATCTTGAATATACACATCTGCAGCCGTCAACTGCTTGAGCAAGGTTGATTTGCCAGCATTGGTATAACCAACAAGGGCCACCTGTACTATACCTGTTTTTTTACGGCGTTCACGATGCAACTTACGATGACGAGTCAATTCTTCCAGATGACGTTTCAAATCATCGATACGACCACGAATGTGACGGCGGTCTGTCTCCAGCTTGCTTTCACCTGGGCCCCTTGTTCCGATTCCGCCACCAAGTCTGGACAGGTTCTTGCCATGACCCGACAAACGTGGCAGTAAGTAGCTATGTTGAGCCAATTCCACTTGAATGATACCTTCTCTAGTGTTGGCACGTTGTGCAAAGATGTCCAAAATTAATTGGGTACGGTCAATAATTTTGAGATCGAGGGTTTCTTCCAGATTGCGAACCTGTGCCCCTGACAATTCCTGATCAAAAATAGCTGTTGTTGCTCCGAGTTCCTCCGCGATTGCACGGAGCTCTTCCACTTTCCCTTTACCTATAAACCATTTGGTATCACGTTTTTCCCTGTTCTGAGAAAGTACACTTAGCACTTCCACTCCAGCTGTTTCGGCAAGTTTCACCAGTTCCTCTAAAGAGTACTCAGGGTTGATACCTGTACGTTTTACATCATCCGTAACAAGACTCACCAAAACGGCGCGATCTTTTTTGACCATATCTGTATCATGTGTGCCATTTGTCATGTATATGTTCACTCCCTCTAATTACTAATCCATTAGTATTCATTGCCACGAATATGCCATGGCATGCCTTAAGCCGAACCGGTTGGCCCGGCCGGCTGGTGTAAAAACTATATTATCGCTTACTTTCGCTCAAAGTTCAAATCCTCTGTACGGATTGTCATCAGCTCCAGTTTTCCTGGACTGCCTTCCGAGTATTGTTCCAACAAACGAACCGCCTGATGCCTGATCGAACGCTCAATGGCATTACGAACGTATCTGGCGTTACTGAACGCATGCAACGAATCATTTTTTTCCTGAAGCAAATGCTGCTTTAGTTTGAGTATGGTCTGAGGCATTAGAATATAATCACGCTCTTTGGCCATAATCTCAGAGATTTGAATCAACTGATCAATACTATAGTCTGGAAACTCCACTTGAATGGGGAAGCGAGAAGGTAATCCAGGATTCGTCTGGAGAAAAAAATCAATTTCTTCTGAGTACCCGGCAAGAATCAGTATAAACTGATTTTTATTGTCTTCCATGGACTTTACAAGCGTATCGATTGCTTCCTTGCCAAAATCCTTCTCTCCACCTCGGGCCAAACTGTAAGCTTCGTCAATGAACAATATCCCACCGAGTGCCTTCTTGACCAGATCTCTTGTTTTCTGCGCCGTGTGACCGATATATTCTCCAACCAGATCCGCTCGCTCTACTTCAATAAGATGTCCTTTACTTAACACACCCATCTTCTGAAAGAGTTTGGCAACGATTCTCGCCACGGTGGTCTTACCGGTCCCCGGATTGCCTTTGAAGATCATATGATACACGTGCGCACCACTAAGTAAACCTGCTTCAGTACGCATCTGAGCAATCTGTAAGAAAGCATAAATCTCAAATACCAAGTCTTTGATATTTTCAAGTCCAACCAGTTGCTCCAGTTCACCCTGTATCTCCTGGAAATGCGCATGTTTGGTTATACTCTTGGCTGCCTGTACTGCCGCTGCTTCATCTTTGACCAACATCTGAGGTTCCTGGTTACGCAACACAATATTAATTTGTCTGGATGGTCTGCCTCCTGGTTGCTCTCCTGCAGCCATGACCCGTCCGTTCATTCGCCATCACCTCTATTTTATCGGGCTGAACTCTCCTGATTATTAATGTATTCTATCAGGTGCTCCAATATTAGAAGGATCATGAAGAAGAATTCTACGGCGAAGTACATGCCTCAAATCTGAATGTTTTTTCGAAACTCTCCGTTCTCAAACAAACTCTGCCTGTGCTTCAGTGATAACTGAAAGTATGGGAATACATGTGCGTCAATAGCATGCAGCAGTTCCTTTGCCGTCTTGTTAGCCAAGTCATAATCACCTGTAGTAATATGCTTCCGTGACAGTGCATCTTCAAGCTCATCTTCATCCAGCAAAAATACTTCTCCATCTTTCAGTACAACGACATCCAGATACAGGTCATCAAACCAAGGAACACCCTGATCGGTTATCCCCTGACTACGACATGTATCAATGTACCACTCTACAATCCGTTCCTGATCGTCAAACATTGCTGTAACTACAAAGTGCTCTCCCTTCGGATAGTATTGCAGCCAGGAATACCCTTTATCTGCGATACAGAAGGTACTGCCTCCATAAGTTTTCCACAGAGGTTCTTTCAAATCCTGTATGGTGTACAACGTAATATAACCTGTGAAAATTTTGGATTGAACGAACCGGCATGTGAATTGTCGGTTCGTAATCCGGCGCCAGTTCGCGCGGTCCCCGAATTTCCGTTTCATACGAACCCCTCTTTGCCGACTACAGGTCCGTGACCTGCTCTGATGTTATTGGTGAACAATGTAATAACGTCCGCCTGATGGATTCCAGCGCTCTGGGCCCGCCCTTGCACAACGTATTACGAATAGTTACAGCTTACCATATTTAAGGTTTACACTCAAAATCAAGCTTTGTCCCACCTATTCATCAAATCAGCTTCCATTACAGTTGGTTCCGTATACCAAAAAAACTGCTTCACCGGTTTTCCGGGAAGCAGTTTTTTCAATGTAGCTATTTAGTGATTCATTGGCTTAGCCGCCGGTTCCAGCTTGAGAATCTGCGGGTGCATCTGTCCCTCCAGTATCCCCACTTGTTCCGCTGTCCGGAGTTACAACCTCGCCTGGCGTTGTTACGGCTCCATCATCGGAACCTTCACCGGTACCGCCCGGATCTGTTGTCCCCTGACCAGGCGGGGTCGTATTTCCTTCCCCAGGTTGACCGTTTCCTTGGCCAGCTCCGCCGTTGTTACCGTTGTTTCCGTTGTTACCACTGTTTCCGTTATTACCATTACCATTTCCGTTGTTGCCATTTTCATTCCCATTACCATTACCATTATTACCGTTCGAGTTGCCATTATCCGGTGAACCATTGTCCGGATTCTCTGTACCTGGCTGCTCAGGATCTATCTCTGTTCCAGGGTCTATACCAGGATCAGGTTCCTCCGGCGGCATTTCCTGCGCTTCAATCATCAAGGAAATGGTGTTGGAAGGATCCGTCTCAAGTCCTGATGCCAAGTCATAAGCTGTCACATAGTACTCATAGGTTAGACCAGGCAACGCACTTAAATCTTGTGCATTGGTCGCTCCTATAGCATCAATGAGATGAGTGAACTGGGCTTCAGATGTTTCTTTCCGATAAATCCGATATTGCGTACTCGCGTCACCCGTTCCAGTCCAACTCAGGGAGACGGTTTGTGCATTTGGATCGTATGATCCACTCAGCCCACTAACGGACAGAGCCGGCTTTTCTGGTTCTTCTACTGGCGGAGGTGCCTGCCCTCCAGCTGGTGCTTTGAATTGCTTCACTGGAACGCCTTTTAAAGCATCTCCCATGACTTTGGCAAAGAAAGCTGCCGACAGCTTACTGCTGTTCTTAAGCATATGATTAGCATCCGGATTGTCATAGCCCATCCAGACTGCGGCAGTCCATTCCGGTGTGTATCCAACAAACCATACATCACGGTTGGCACTGTTGCCAGAGATACCACTTTGAACTGTTCCTGTTTTACCCGCTACCGGACGATCCAAACGTGCTGAACGTCCCGTACCGTCATTAACGACGTTCTGCAGCATCTGTGTAAGCTGATACGCATTTTGCTCACTCATGACACGCGTTGTGTCCGAGTTATCATGTTTGTAAGTGGTTTTGCCTGCGCTATCCTTGATTTCTTTAATCGCATAGGCTTGTCGGTATTCTCCGAGGTTGGCAAATGCACTATAGGCTTGCGCCATCTCCAGTGTATTTGTACCTTTACTTAGACCACCAAGGGCAATCGCCAGGTTTTTGTCTTCATCTGTCAGCTGTATGCCTACACTTTTGGCAAAATTAATGCCTGTGTTAACGCCTATTTTATCAAGCAACCAAACCGCAGGAATATTTTCCGACTTCGTGATGGCATCCGTCATACTGATTGTTGAAGAATATCCATGCAAGTTACCGGGACAGTAGTTACCAAAACATTGCTTCGCATTACTCAGCGACGAGTTGGCACTGTAATTTCCTGATTCAAGCGCCGGTGCATAAGACACAATCGGTTTAAAAGCTGAACCTGGTTGTCTTCGACTCTGCGTTACACGGCTATAACCTTTAGTCTGATAATCCCGTCCACCCAGGAGGGCAACGAGGCTACCATTCTCATGGTTCATGATTACCATGGAGCCTTGGACCTGTTGATCGTCTTTGCTTGCCTCGAACAGACTGTCATCTGTGAAGGCCGTTTCCATCGCTGTTTGAGCCTGAGCATCCATGGTCGTATAGATTTTGTATCCGCCAATATTCAGATCATCTTCCGTTTTGCCTGTTACACGTTCAGCTTCACGGAGCACATAATCAATAAAGGCTTGATATTTCTGGTCTTTTTCTGGTCGCTTGTAGTTATAATCTACCGCTTTAGCTTTATCCATCTCTTCCTTCGTGATGTAGCCTTGTTCATACATTAGCTGGAGAACAACACCACGGCGTGCCTTGGAATCGTTCGGATTGCTCACCGGATTGTAGGCAGAAGGCCCCTTGGGCATCGCGGCGAGTGTGGCAATTTCCCACAATTCAAGATTATTTAGATCTTTTTCTCCAAAGTAAAATTCAGATGCTGCTTTAATCCCGTAACGCTGATGGCCGAAGAAAATCCGGTTCAGATACATCGTCAGGATTTCGTCTTTTGTGTACTTGCGCTCTAATGCCATGGCAATCGATACTTCCGTTGCTTTACGGAAGAACGTTTTGTCACGGGACAAGAACATGTTCTTGGCAAGCTGTTGGGTTAGTGTACTACCACCTTCCACCATGGAACGAGCCATGACGTCCTTAACGGCTGCACGCCCAATGGACCAGATATCCACGCCCTGATGATCGTAGAAGCGTTTATCCTCCGTTGCGACAAAGGCTTGCTTCACCAGCTCAGGAATATCATCTTCTTTGACAGGTTCCAGCTTCTGAATGGAAAGCTCCCCCATTAATTGGCCATTGCGATCATATACTTTTGAAGTTTCATTAATTGTGGTTTTGTCCTTGTTGGCTTTGAGCAGATTTTCACCACTCACCATAATAAATAAATATCCACCAAGTGCACAGAATATGGCGATTGCCATTGTGAAAAACAGTGTCCATCCAACGCGTTTACCCGTAATTTTTTTCTTTTTAGAGGTCTTTGGCTTCGCTTTTTTGGGTGACTTGTTATTATTGTTGCGATTGTTAGACCTCGACAACGGATCGTTTGGCATGTTAACCTCCTGACTCCCTTTCGGTTGCATAATTTCTATTCGTCTATAGGCTCAGGCATATATTAAACATATTTTGCCCGGAATGAAAAGAACAACCCTTTATTCAGGTTGCTCTGTTTCAATACCTATACTTGTAGACGAAATGGTTGGTGAAAAGGTTTCGTAATTTTTTAAGCTTCGCCGCTGTTATCTTGCTGCATCAGCGATACGCTGCGTTGCGGCGTGAACGTGGAGATGGCATGCTTGTAGACCATTTGCTGGCGTCCGTCGCTGTCAATGACGATCGTAAAATTGTCAAATGCCTTGATCGTCCCGCGGATTTGGAAGCCGTTGGTCAGATAGACCGTAGCAGGAATATTTTCTTTCCGCAGTTGGTTCAAGAACGTATCTTGGATGTTGATGGACTTGTTCATTAGCCGTACCCCCATTGGTTCATTTGAATTCGTGTTCAAGTAATATTCAATATCGCTGAGTAGCTTTCGTGCTATTATATCATGAACAGTTTCATATAATCCACAAAAACCCCTTGTCTGCTATTTTACCCCCATTCTTGGCGAGGTGAAAAAATAGAAGACTTACCCATTATACACCGCTTGTCTGTTTTGCAAAAGAGGGACTAATTCTTCATTTTAAAGCACATTTATTCGTTGTTTAGCGAACGCTTAATCTCTACCATCTGTTCTAATGGTAAATAAAAAACCTCTATCCTTTTGATACTACAAGGTAGAGGTTTACATATCTTGATCTAATCGATGCCTGTCAGAAGAATATTAATAATCGCTTAAATCAATCAAATTTTCGTGTAATCAATTCACTAATCTGCTTGTATTTCCCTTCAAAATCCTGGGTATCCGTCATGTCCACCCATTCAATATCCTTCATATGGCGAAACCAGGAAAGCTGCCGTTTGGCAAACCGACGCGTATCCCTCTTCAACCACTCAACAGCAGCTTCCCAACTCACTTCCCCTTGCAGGAACGCTGCAATCTCCTTATACCCCAGTCCTTGCATGGAAATATGACCTCTGGCCACTCCGCGTTCCAACAGGGACTTCACTTCATCCACCAGACCTTGTTCGATCATCAGATCAATCCGCTCTTCTACCCGGGCATACAACTTCTGCCGATCCATTGTCAAACCAACAATAAGAAGGTCATAAGGCGACTCTTTCTTCTGTACTGCCAGCTGATCAGACCACTTCTCGCCTGTGAGATGATGGATCTCAAGCGCACGTACAATTCGCCGCTGGTCATTGGGGTGCAGACGATCCGCACTAACCGGATCAACTTCCCTCAATCGATCATGAAGGGCCTGTGCTCCGTGTTGCTCCGCATAGCTGAATTGTTCCTCTCTGAACGCTTCATCTGAACCACTATCCGAAAATTGGAAGCTGTAACATACTGATTCCACATATAGACCGGTGCCACCTACAATAAAAGGCATTTTACCGCGTTCATGGATTTCACTAATCAATCGTGTGCAACTCTCTTGAAACTCAGCCACAGAATACGGATACTCCGGTTCATGGATATCAATGAGATGATGAGGTACACCCTTCATTTCTTCAGAGGTAATCTTGGCAGTTCCGATATCCATTTCACGATATACCTGCATCGAATCCCCTGAGATAATCTCACAATTGAAAGCTTGGGCAAGCTCGATGCTCATTCTTGTTTTGCCTACTGCTGTTGGTCCAACCAGCACAAGCAGTTTAGGTTTTGGTTTAACTTCCACTTTCAACATTAATCACTCCGTACAGGGTTTTTGCATTGGCCCGATCAAGTATTTCAAATCCGAGCCTGTCAAACTCCGCGCTGCCGCGCTTTTCTTTCATGACTACCCGTTTACGGGCAACCCGTTTTGCTTCCATAATGCTCTGTTCATCCAGTGCGTGAGCATTTGCATAATCTCGCAAGGGCTGTATAGCACTTGAATCCATCATCGGTTCACGGAACATGGGGTCAAAATATACGGTATCACAGCTTCGATCCGGCATGGACCGTAGCAACTCAAGATGATCCACATGCCGCAGATCTATGCGCCGGAAAGCCTCATCCACCAAGGGCTGATTGCTCTTATAATGGGACATGCCCTCCAGTAGCAGGGTATAGAGCGGTTGAGAACTTTCACATGCAATGACTTGTCCACTCTTCCCAGCCGCAACTGAAAATACCAGCGCATCTGAACCAAGTCCAGCGGTACAATCAACAATGGTGTCTCCTTCGAGTACCGCACCAGCTTCAAGCATAGGATCGGCTTCACCTCTTAGAACACGTTTAGCACGAACAAATCCCATACTGGGGTGAAACTCAAGCTCCGTTGCATCCTTGCGAAACAAGCGCGCTCTGCCATTGAGCACAACCAGTATTTCGTTGATACCATACTGTTCAATCAGTTTGGGTAAAGACGTTCTATTGCGCGGTACGTAGGTACCTCCTGTCGTTTCGGCGAGCTTACGTGCACGCTCCACCTGAGAGGCAATCTCCTTGTCACCGGTTGTAATGTACATAATGTCCCCCTAAATAGCTACATCACTCGTTTAAATAATTTTTCCAGATCATACGTTGAAAATGAAACCACAATCGGCCGTCCATGTGGACAAGTGTAGGGCTGACGACATAAACCCAGACGCTGAATTAGCACTTCTGCTTCCTGATCCGTCAGCTTCTGGTTCGCTTTGATGGACGCCTTGCAGGAGCACATAATTGATGCAGCTTCTCGCATCTTGGCCACATCTATGCTGCGTTCACTAAGAACCCATTCAGACATCTCTTCGATAATGTCTTTCTCGTCCCCTTTGGGGAACCAGAACGGATGGGAGCGCACGCGGAACGTCTGTCCACCAAAATGCTCCAAATAAACACCTGCCTGCTCGAACCATGCCAGCCTTGTTTTTAGTTTTTCCGTCTCCGAAGGTGTGAACTCCAGCGTAATCGGCAGCAGTAACTCTTGTGAGGCCTGTGCAGGGTTGCCAAACTTCTCGTAATAGTACTCATAATTCACGCGTTCATGAGCAGCATGCTGATCAATCAGATATAAACCTTGGTCATTTTGCGCGATCAAATACGTACCATGATGCTGTCCGATCAGACTCAGCTCCGGAAATGCGGGCATGGATGCATCTGATTTAATGGCAGCAGCAAGTTTGGTGGCATCAGGCAGACCTGAAGTTTTCCACGTCCGTTCACCTCTTGCAATCGAAGACGGATTGTAGGTTGACCGAGCTTCTCTAACCGGTGAATATACGGAATCGGAGCGATACGTAGCTGGTTTGCCTTCAGCCAGCGGTTTCTCTGTTGCTACACGACCTCCACCATCTTGAGAAGACAGGTCAGATTTGGGAACAGTTTCGGTAGAACTTGTACTTGTACTTGAACTTGTACTTACATCCTTAGTACCTTCCTGCACGTCAGCGGATGTCTGCACCCCGTCATGACTAGCAATCTTCTGCAAAATATCCCCGTTCCAACTTTCTAACTGCTCTGGGGGCTGTGTAACCTCAGGTGGAGCTTCGGGCAACGGCACTGAGTGACCCTGTTCAGATACCAACTGTGCTGTAGACACATCCGCCGGAGCATCCAAATCCAGATCATCATCTTCGGCAGTCAACTTCAGAGGTGCAGCAGTAGGTTTCCCGAGTGGACCTTGTTGCCCATATCCTTCTGCATCAGATGCATCTTTCAGCGGGCCACGTGGAAAGAGAAATTGCTCTTGAATAAAGGAACTATCGTCCCCACGTCGAATCTGCTGTTTTTTGACCTGTGGAATCAATACCTCCTGCCGGAGTATCCCCCGCAACGTCGTCTCTATGAATTCATACAGTTCTGGTTCCTTGCTGAAGCGAACCTCCAACTTCGCCGGATGCACGTTCACATCCACAAGAGATGGGTGCATCTCCAACTGCACCACGACAAGTGGGAAACGATTAATGGGCAGCAAGGTATGGTAGGCTTTGAGAATCGCCTGATTGAGACCGTAATTGCGAACAAATCGCCCATTAACAATCGTTGACATCCCATTACGATTCGCTCGTGTCCATTCTGGCAGGCTGATCAGCCCGCTCACCCGGTAATCCAGACTTTCTCCCTGGATGGGAAGCATCGCTTTGGCAGCACTTGTCCCATAGATCGCTGCAACTACTTGCAGCAGATCACCGTTGCCCAATGTCTGAAGCAACACATTCTCATTATGACGCAGTCGAAATGAAATGTTTGGATGAGACATCGCCATCCGGTATAGGACATCTGATATATGTCCCAGTTCCGTCTGGATCGTTTTCATATATTTGAGTCTGGCTGGTGTATTGTAAAATAGTTCTCTCACCGCAAAATCTGTACCTTGGGGTGAGGTTGCATCTTCATGAGAGACAAGGTTCCCGCCTTCAATTACAATGCGGCGTCCTCGCCCGTCATTATCACTTGCCGATAATACCTCTACCTTGGACACGGCGGCGATACTCGCCAAGGCTTCGCCACGGAATCCAAGACTTGTGATCTGGAACAGATCTCGGCCATGGGCTATTTTGCTGGTCGCATGACGATAAAAGGCAGTTTCCATGTCCTCTGGCTCAATACCTGTACCATTGTCTTTGACACGAATACTGAGGAGTCCGCCCTCTTCCACCGTCACTTCAATCTTGGTGGCGCCTGCATCCACCGAGTTTTCGAGCAACTCCTTGACAACTGAAGCAGGCCGTTCGACCACTTCACCCGCCGCGATCTGGTTGGCAATATGTTCATCAAGCACATGTATTTTCGCCACAGGTTTTCCCCTCCCTTATACTCAGGATAATTGCTGTGCCTTCAATTTGAGATCATTCAATATCTGCATCGCCTGAAGAGGCGTCATATTCATGACATCGATATCTTTCATCGTACGGATGAATTCTCGCGCTGGTTTATCCACCGCAACTACATCCGGTTTCGTTGCCACATTCGGCTCATCATCCCCAAAGATGGACAGTTGAACCACATCCGAATGCCTTGCACTGGACTGTACTTCGCTGTTTGATTTCTTGGCATGTTGCTTCTCGACCGAATCTTCAATAGAAGGTGTGTACTCTGCACTATCCACAATCTCGTGCTCCCGGATCAATGGTGCTGAATCCGTGTGTTGAAATTCTACACCTTTTACATTCAGGCCTGCTTCCTGCTTCTCATTCCCGATATATTCACTGCCCACCGCTACCTGAGCAGCCGCATGTTCGAACCCATGTAAAAGTCCATTCGCCCGCTCAATAATGCTATCAGGCAGACCTGCAAGGCGTGCACAATAGATACCATAACTACTGCTGGCTGCCCCGGCAATCAATTTGCGCAGGAAATTAACTTTGTCACCACTCTCCTGTACCGCCATCGAGTAGTTGGCCAGCTTGTCCAGACTCTCCTCCAGATGAGCAAGCTCATGGAAATGAGTTGATACAAGAGCTTTACAGCCGATGATATCATGTACATATTCAATAACAGACTGAGCAATGGCCATACCTTCACTGGTCGACGTTCCCCGTCCCAATTCATCGATAATAATCAGACTGCGTGGTGTGGCTTTGTCCGTCATGACCTGAATGTCGGCCATCTCCACCATGAATGTGCTTTGTCCGCCAATGAGATCATCCGCGGCACCGATCCGTGTGAAAATACGATCCATGATCGGCACTTCCGCCTGACCCGCAGGTACAAAACAACCCACTTGCGCCAAAATGGAGATT
Proteins encoded in this region:
- the hflX gene encoding GTPase HflX; this encodes MTNGTHDTDMVKKDRAVLVSLVTDDVKRTGINPEYSLEELVKLAETAGVEVLSVLSQNREKRDTKWFIGKGKVEELRAIAEELGATTAIFDQELSGAQVRNLEETLDLKIIDRTQLILDIFAQRANTREGIIQVELAQHSYLLPRLSGHGKNLSRLGGGIGTRGPGESKLETDRRHIRGRIDDLKRHLEELTRHRKLHRERRKKTGIVQVALVGYTNAGKSTLLKQLTAADVYIQDQLFATLDPTSRTMELPSGKEIVLTDTVGFIQNLPHDLIAAFRATLEEVNEADLILHVVDASSAMREDQMRTVNTILQELGSGDKPQLVLYNKKDACTPEQLEMLPLDKDHIKVSALDADDLLKIRELIQTELTGDTKRFRIPAERGDLTSVLYKIGDVVDTSFEENDVIYEVELQKGEYEKFGHMLEDFIEL
- a CDS encoding DUF402 domain-containing protein; this translates as MKRKFGDRANWRRITNRQFTCRFVQSKIFTGYITLYTIQDLKEPLWKTYGGSTFCIADKGYSWLQYYPKGEHFVVTAMFDDQERIVEWYIDTCRSQGITDQGVPWFDDLYLDVVVLKDGEVFLLDEDELEDALSRKHITTGDYDLANKTAKELLHAIDAHVFPYFQLSLKHRQSLFENGEFRKNIQI
- the hfq gene encoding RNA chaperone Hfq, translated to MNKSINIQDTFLNQLRKENIPATVYLTNGFQIRGTIKAFDNFTIVIDSDGRQQMVYKHAISTFTPQRSVSLMQQDNSGEA
- a CDS encoding class I SAM-dependent methyltransferase, with the protein product MYITTGDKEIASQVERARKLAETTGGTYVPRNRTSLPKLIEQYGINEILVVLNGRARLFRKDATELEFHPSMGFVRAKRVLRGEADPMLEAGAVLEGDTIVDCTAGLGSDALVFSVAAGKSGQVIACESSQPLYTLLLEGMSHYKSNQPLVDEAFRRIDLRHVDHLELLRSMPDRSCDTVYFDPMFREPMMDSSAIQPLRDYANAHALDEQSIMEAKRVARKRVVMKEKRGSAEFDRLGFEILDRANAKTLYGVINVESGS
- the miaA gene encoding tRNA (adenosine(37)-N6)-dimethylallyltransferase MiaA — translated: MLKVEVKPKPKLLVLVGPTAVGKTRMSIELAQAFNCEIISGDSMQVYREMDIGTAKITSEEMKGVPHHLIDIHEPEYPYSVAEFQESCTRLISEIHERGKMPFIVGGTGLYVESVCYSFQFSDSGSDEAFREEQFSYAEQHGAQALHDRLREVDPVSADRLHPNDQRRIVRALEIHHLTGEKWSDQLAVQKKESPYDLLIVGLTMDRQKLYARVEERIDLMIEQGLVDEVKSLLERGVARGHISMQGLGYKEIAAFLQGEVSWEAAVEWLKRDTRRFAKRQLSWFRHMKDIEWVDMTDTQDFEGKYKQISELITRKFD
- a CDS encoding PBP1A family penicillin-binding protein, with translation MPNDPLSRSNNRNNNNKSPKKAKPKTSKKKKITGKRVGWTLFFTMAIAIFCALGGYLFIMVSGENLLKANKDKTTINETSKVYDRNGQLMGELSIQKLEPVKEDDIPELVKQAFVATEDKRFYDHQGVDIWSIGRAAVKDVMARSMVEGGSTLTQQLAKNMFLSRDKTFFRKATEVSIAMALERKYTKDEILTMYLNRIFFGHQRYGIKAASEFYFGEKDLNNLELWEIATLAAMPKGPSAYNPVSNPNDSKARRGVVLQLMYEQGYITKEEMDKAKAVDYNYKRPEKDQKYQAFIDYVLREAERVTGKTEDDLNIGGYKIYTTMDAQAQTAMETAFTDDSLFEASKDDQQVQGSMVIMNHENGSLVALLGGRDYQTKGYSRVTQSRRQPGSAFKPIVSYAPALESGNYSANSSLSNAKQCFGNYCPGNLHGYSSTISMTDAITKSENIPAVWLLDKIGVNTGINFAKSVGIQLTDEDKNLAIALGGLSKGTNTLEMAQAYSAFANLGEYRQAYAIKEIKDSAGKTTYKHDNSDTTRVMSEQNAYQLTQMLQNVVNDGTGRSARLDRPVAGKTGTVQSGISGNSANRDVWFVGYTPEWTAAVWMGYDNPDANHMLKNSSKLSAAFFAKVMGDALKGVPVKQFKAPAGGQAPPPVEEPEKPALSVSGLSGSYDPNAQTVSLSWTGTGDASTQYRIYRKETSEAQFTHLIDAIGATNAQDLSALPGLTYEYYVTAYDLASGLETDPSNTISLMIEAQEMPPEEPDPGIDPGTEIDPEQPGTENPDNGSPDNGNSNGNNGNGNGNENGNNGNGNGNNGNSGNNGNNGNNGGAGQGNGQPGEGNTTPPGQGTTDPGGTGEGSDDGAVTTPGEVVTPDSGTSGDTGGTDAPADSQAGTGG
- the mutL gene encoding DNA mismatch repair endonuclease MutL; its protein translation is MAKIHVLDEHIANQIAAGEVVERPASVVKELLENSVDAGATKIEVTVEEGGLLSIRVKDNGTGIEPEDMETAFYRHATSKIAHGRDLFQITSLGFRGEALASIAAVSKVEVLSASDNDGRGRRIVIEGGNLVSHEDATSPQGTDFAVRELFYNTPARLKYMKTIQTELGHISDVLYRMAMSHPNISFRLRHNENVLLQTLGNGDLLQVVAAIYGTSAAKAMLPIQGESLDYRVSGLISLPEWTRANRNGMSTIVNGRFVRNYGLNQAILKAYHTLLPINRFPLVVVQLEMHPSLVDVNVHPAKLEVRFSKEPELYEFIETTLRGILRQEVLIPQVKKQQIRRGDDSSFIQEQFLFPRGPLKDASDAEGYGQQGPLGKPTAAPLKLTAEDDDLDLDAPADVSTAQLVSEQGHSVPLPEAPPEVTQPPEQLESWNGDILQKIASHDGVQTSADVQEGTKDVSTSSSTSTSSTETVPKSDLSSQDGGGRVATEKPLAEGKPATYRSDSVYSPVREARSTYNPSSIARGERTWKTSGLPDATKLAAAIKSDASMPAFPELSLIGQHHGTYLIAQNDQGLYLIDQHAAHERVNYEYYYEKFGNPAQASQELLLPITLEFTPSETEKLKTRLAWFEQAGVYLEHFGGQTFRVRSHPFWFPKGDEKDIIEEMSEWVLSERSIDVAKMREAASIMCSCKASIKANQKLTDQEAEVLIQRLGLCRQPYTCPHGRPIVVSFSTYDLEKLFKRVM
- a CDS encoding AAA family ATPase, which gives rise to MNGRVMAAGEQPGGRPSRQINIVLRNQEPQMLVKDEAAAVQAAKSITKHAHFQEIQGELEQLVGLENIKDLVFEIYAFLQIAQMRTEAGLLSGAHVYHMIFKGNPGTGKTTVARIVAKLFQKMGVLSKGHLIEVERADLVGEYIGHTAQKTRDLVKKALGGILFIDEAYSLARGGEKDFGKEAIDTLVKSMEDNKNQFILILAGYSEEIDFFLQTNPGLPSRFPIQVEFPDYSIDQLIQISEIMAKERDYILMPQTILKLKQHLLQEKNDSLHAFSNARYVRNAIERSIRHQAVRLLEQYSEGSPGKLELMTIRTEDLNFERK